A genomic segment from Hyalangium minutum encodes:
- the grpE gene encoding nucleotide exchange factor GrpE yields the protein MAGTNEKGNFSANIAQEVIDAALKSVERRSSHSPSEENVAVEVETSEASSSEEGTEVSLEVSAESEPASSAEVAELTAALEAARKEVESLRAQLDFSQGESRKLMERLKDDHERSLRAAADLENYKKRAQKEKEEVQKFGSEKLLKDLLPVIDNLDRAMDAAAKTPDFASFHKGVAMTRKSFEDTLARHGVKAFSAKGQPFDPRLHEAVQQVETAEVPAGHVAFEVVRGFHLNDRLVRPAMVVVARAPATPPEPPAAVAAEPQAAEAGASPAVSSVPEQPSGGSQ from the coding sequence GTGGCCGGCACCAATGAGAAGGGCAACTTCAGCGCGAACATCGCGCAGGAAGTGATCGACGCGGCGCTCAAGAGCGTCGAGCGCCGCAGCTCGCACTCTCCCTCCGAGGAGAATGTGGCTGTCGAGGTGGAGACCTCCGAGGCCTCCTCTTCCGAGGAGGGGACCGAGGTCTCCCTCGAGGTGTCTGCGGAGTCCGAGCCTGCCTCGTCTGCCGAGGTGGCCGAGCTGACCGCCGCGCTCGAGGCCGCGCGCAAAGAGGTGGAGAGCCTCCGCGCGCAGCTCGACTTCAGCCAGGGCGAGAGCCGCAAGCTGATGGAGCGCCTCAAGGATGATCACGAGCGCTCCCTGCGCGCCGCGGCCGACCTCGAGAACTACAAGAAGCGCGCCCAGAAGGAGAAGGAGGAGGTCCAGAAGTTCGGCTCCGAGAAGCTGCTCAAGGACCTCCTGCCTGTCATCGACAACCTGGACCGCGCCATGGACGCCGCGGCCAAGACGCCCGACTTCGCCAGCTTCCACAAGGGCGTGGCCATGACGCGCAAGTCCTTCGAGGACACGCTCGCGCGCCACGGCGTGAAGGCCTTCAGCGCCAAGGGCCAACCGTTTGATCCGCGCCTCCACGAGGCCGTGCAGCAGGTGGAGACCGCCGAGGTCCCCGCCGGCCACGTCGCCTTCGAGGTGGTCCGCGGCTTCCATCTCAATGATCGGCTGGTGCGCCCCGCGATGGTGGTCGTCGCGCGCGCGCCCGCCACCCCGCCCGAGCCGCCCGCGGCCGTGGCGGCGGAGCCTCAAGCTGCAGAGGCGGGTGCTTCGCCCGCCGTTTCCTCTGTGCCCGAGCAACCCTCCGGGGGGAGCCAGTAA
- a CDS encoding putative Ig domain-containing protein produces the protein MKSFARAAGVLALVCVLCACSGRGDEKGPVLPTAELPSTTVGMPYEVSLAATGGEPPLRYTVGTVPPGFAFSAGTAQFTGPATAPGDYTLTVQVADAEGAQDSRTYAFRVYAAPSIATTGLAPATLGQAYEIALSSTGGLLPVRWSIANGALPPGLTLTANGNLSGTPNVLGTYSFTVQLADGNSAQTTRVFTLQVRDASAAFMLDVGNWNIEWFGATGQGQGPTDETLQLNNVRSVIQENGLDFWALEEVVDVNQFNALKQGLPGYAGFVSNDPSVTGSASYSAGEQKLAVLYRSSVVQVLKAEVILRSADYAFAGRPPLRVDLRITHNGVSVDMVAIVLHMKAGTDPGTDFNSSDYGRRTNAGAALKQYLETSLVNKPVIVLGDWNDDVDLSISRDPNNTSVYLPSPYQSYVDQPPEYTFLTQPLSQKREGSTVGFPNMIDHQLVTNELAAHYVSNSTRRVIPNILNYETTTTDHYPIVSRFDFGPVVNP, from the coding sequence ATGAAGTCCTTTGCCCGAGCGGCGGGTGTCCTCGCCCTGGTCTGTGTGCTGTGTGCCTGTTCTGGCCGGGGCGATGAGAAGGGGCCGGTGCTGCCCACCGCGGAGCTGCCGTCCACCACGGTGGGGATGCCGTATGAGGTGTCGCTCGCCGCGACCGGGGGCGAGCCTCCCCTGCGCTACACGGTGGGGACGGTGCCGCCGGGATTCGCCTTCTCCGCAGGCACGGCGCAGTTCACCGGGCCGGCGACGGCGCCGGGGGACTACACGCTCACGGTCCAGGTGGCGGACGCGGAAGGAGCGCAGGACTCGAGGACGTATGCGTTCCGGGTGTATGCGGCCCCGTCCATTGCAACCACGGGCCTGGCGCCGGCCACCCTGGGCCAAGCATATGAGATTGCGCTGAGTTCAACGGGTGGCCTGCTGCCGGTGCGCTGGTCCATTGCGAATGGAGCGCTGCCGCCGGGGCTGACGCTGACGGCGAATGGCAACCTCTCGGGTACGCCGAACGTCTTGGGCACCTACTCGTTCACGGTGCAGTTGGCGGACGGGAACAGCGCGCAGACCACGCGCGTGTTCACCTTGCAGGTGCGGGATGCGTCGGCGGCGTTCATGCTGGACGTGGGGAACTGGAACATCGAGTGGTTCGGGGCCACCGGCCAGGGGCAGGGTCCCACGGACGAGACACTCCAGCTCAACAACGTGCGCTCGGTGATCCAGGAGAACGGGCTGGACTTCTGGGCGCTGGAGGAAGTGGTCGATGTCAATCAGTTCAACGCGCTCAAGCAGGGGCTGCCCGGCTATGCAGGCTTCGTCTCGAATGACCCGAGCGTGACCGGCTCCGCGTCGTACAGCGCGGGCGAGCAGAAGCTGGCTGTGCTCTACAGGTCGAGCGTGGTGCAGGTGCTGAAGGCCGAGGTCATCCTGAGGTCGGCTGACTATGCATTCGCGGGCCGCCCTCCCCTGCGGGTGGACCTGCGCATCACGCACAACGGAGTCTCCGTGGACATGGTGGCCATCGTGCTGCACATGAAGGCAGGCACAGATCCGGGCACGGATTTCAATTCGTCGGACTACGGCCGGCGCACGAACGCGGGCGCGGCGCTCAAGCAGTACCTGGAGACGTCACTGGTCAACAAGCCCGTCATCGTGCTGGGAGACTGGAACGACGACGTGGACCTGTCGATTTCACGCGACCCCAACAACACAAGCGTCTACCTGCCCTCGCCGTACCAGAGCTATGTGGATCAGCCACCGGAGTACACGTTCCTGACCCAGCCGCTGTCGCAGAAGAGAGAGGGCAGCACGGTGGGCTTCCCCAACATGATCGACCACCAACTGGTGACGAACGAGCTGGCGGCCCACTACGTGAGCAACTCCACGCGGCGGGTCATCCCGAACATCCTCAACTACGAGACGACGACCACCGACCACTATCCGATCGTGAGCCGCTTCGACTTCGGGCCGGTGGTGAATCCGTAA
- a CDS encoding AHH domain-containing protein: MLPWRMIWNAETLFLSLVVGCASIPRAPHVEDTGQGLAVVHVPHSADLQPVELEEEEFHQAVRRLAREVRLTGTPRQTAERAFQMDPQSGYYQYLLREKKLVPDGPSEPWDGTLTKEDLELAERYRLWCKSVYHFYGDCLGGALVAGRYLDRQGRYVWALAMSKSPVLDEMKKALGEMVEFRALISAALWTLGSMLLIMALTPVAPGLVAVLGVGMLLYVGHDTLRNLVTGWGALTEAVEAATTFEEIREAGERFGKIIGQEAARAFAMLLVAAIGSTAKLFAAKVPTLPGSAQVAMRAEGQAGIPLPALGAVEEIALTAEGASVTVAATAMTMGASGSSGTGPCIETHHIATICNEKSTARGGAWTPRFREIFAKAGMTLDDPANKMPLPGHYGPHPQRYHEIILEELLDATKGCRSVLACREALTGRLRKLARQIATPGTELNQLVTQQQPR, from the coding sequence ATGCTGCCGTGGCGGATGATCTGGAATGCAGAAACGCTGTTCCTCTCGTTGGTGGTGGGATGCGCCAGCATCCCGAGGGCTCCCCACGTGGAGGACACCGGCCAAGGCCTGGCCGTCGTCCACGTTCCCCATTCGGCGGACCTGCAACCGGTGGAACTGGAGGAAGAGGAGTTCCATCAGGCGGTGAGGCGCCTTGCGCGCGAGGTGCGGCTGACAGGCACGCCGCGCCAGACGGCAGAGCGGGCATTTCAGATGGATCCGCAGAGCGGCTACTACCAATACCTACTGAGGGAAAAGAAGTTGGTGCCGGATGGGCCCAGCGAGCCCTGGGACGGCACGTTGACGAAAGAAGACTTGGAGCTGGCGGAGCGCTATCGGCTCTGGTGCAAGAGCGTCTACCACTTCTACGGAGACTGTCTCGGAGGCGCGCTGGTGGCAGGACGCTACCTGGACAGGCAAGGCCGTTACGTCTGGGCGCTGGCGATGAGTAAGAGCCCTGTACTCGACGAGATGAAGAAGGCGCTCGGGGAGATGGTGGAATTCCGCGCGCTCATCAGCGCGGCCCTGTGGACGTTGGGGTCCATGCTGCTGATCATGGCCCTGACTCCCGTCGCGCCGGGGCTGGTGGCAGTGCTGGGCGTGGGGATGCTCCTGTATGTGGGCCATGACACGCTCCGCAACCTCGTGACGGGCTGGGGTGCTTTGACGGAGGCGGTGGAGGCTGCAACCACCTTCGAGGAGATCCGCGAGGCGGGCGAGAGGTTCGGGAAGATCATCGGGCAAGAGGCAGCGCGCGCGTTCGCCATGCTGCTGGTTGCGGCCATTGGCTCCACGGCGAAACTGTTCGCGGCGAAGGTGCCGACGCTGCCCGGCTCGGCGCAGGTGGCCATGCGGGCCGAGGGGCAGGCAGGAATCCCTCTGCCCGCCCTGGGGGCGGTTGAGGAGATCGCGCTGACGGCAGAGGGGGCGAGCGTGACGGTAGCAGCCACCGCAATGACGATGGGGGCGAGTGGCAGTAGCGGCACGGGCCCTTGCATCGAGACGCACCACATCGCCACCATCTGCAACGAGAAGTCCACCGCGCGCGGGGGCGCGTGGACGCCGCGATTCCGGGAGATCTTCGCCAAAGCGGGGATGACGCTGGATGACCCGGCGAACAAGATGCCTCTACCGGGACACTATGGCCCGCACCCCCAGCGGTATCACGAGATCATCTTGGAGGAACTCCTCGATGCAACCAAGGGCTGCCGCAGCGTGCTGGCATGCCGCGAAGCGCTGACCGGCCGCCTCCGGAAACTGGCCCGGCAGATCGCAACCCCAGGAACCGAGCTCAACCAACTCGTCACCCAACAGCAGCCGCGCTAA
- a CDS encoding imm11 family protein: MPQRYFKLADDVMFPNRWHLAMPRNTQGVKVDDYEFWRGMPVHVMGRLKIPIEIAGTPLDYTEAGLNIPVVHVRIASMFAELAPDDVQLIPVDVEGQPDQYLILVATRLIRCIDEQASRIELWTHEDGVPHKVGQYASVRDMRIDRSKVSNAQAFRCEGWEGPLIVSAKIKEALTAMGATGPRFQEV, from the coding sequence ATGCCCCAGCGTTACTTCAAGCTCGCTGACGACGTGATGTTCCCCAACCGCTGGCACTTAGCGATGCCCCGGAACACTCAGGGCGTTAAAGTGGACGATTACGAGTTCTGGAGGGGAATGCCCGTCCACGTCATGGGCCGTTTGAAAATCCCCATCGAAATCGCGGGCACGCCTCTGGATTACACAGAAGCGGGCCTCAACATCCCAGTGGTCCATGTCCGGATCGCGTCCATGTTCGCGGAACTGGCCCCCGATGACGTGCAACTGATCCCCGTAGACGTGGAGGGCCAGCCGGATCAGTACCTCATCCTTGTGGCGACACGGCTGATTCGTTGTATCGACGAGCAAGCGTCCCGCATTGAACTGTGGACGCATGAGGACGGAGTGCCTCACAAGGTCGGTCAGTATGCCTCCGTGCGGGACATGCGGATCGACAGGTCCAAGGTGAGCAACGCCCAGGCGTTTCGTTGCGAGGGGTGGGAAGGCCCGCTCATCGTCTCCGCGAAGATCAAGGAAGCGTTGACGGCCATGGGCGCCACAGGCCCGAGGTTCCAAGAGGTCTAA
- a CDS encoding serine/threonine protein kinase, translating to MMSFVDPRTPALGSIVGPWLLLGRIDSGSYGVVFQARRADDPEAPPVALKVAKNPGDPRFEREAEVLRRTRHPGVPRYEDFGQWVSPSGALHPYIVMELVEGFILYDWFREQPRSSQAVLRVLEQVARGLVAVHVQGIVHRDLKGDNIRVTPEGRAVLVDFGSGWYPDAEPITDTIIPPGTSIYRAPEVLRFLWRHRKEEDARWVAQPSDDLYALGVTAYRLVTGTYPPPVSETGDLRGVPRRLLRPSELAAVSPELDALIMPLLSEDAEARGATETVAEALERAARQEGLDATRPILPTPAGAHTEEARLSKPPGSSSASDSGSSSSASDSGSSSKPPRRRSSTAAGRREAGDGFPPWVSSGIAALMGSMILGICTGVRQRERAPQEQWIAAEERHQPSREVPDAGVAEEALLSVEPYPQASAPSLAVALPMPKAPQPGQKKPPCLPDYELEALGACWLVFKKDPPCGTGGYEYDGKCVRASFSAPRAPTSGEP from the coding sequence ATGATGTCCTTCGTTGATCCGCGCACGCCGGCTCTTGGCTCCATCGTGGGCCCGTGGTTGCTGTTGGGGCGTATCGACTCTGGGAGCTACGGGGTGGTGTTCCAGGCTCGGCGTGCCGACGACCCCGAGGCGCCCCCGGTGGCGTTGAAGGTGGCGAAGAATCCGGGGGACCCGCGCTTCGAGCGAGAGGCCGAGGTGCTGCGGCGCACGCGGCACCCAGGCGTTCCTCGCTACGAGGACTTCGGGCAGTGGGTCTCTCCCAGTGGCGCCCTTCACCCTTACATCGTGATGGAGCTGGTGGAGGGGTTCATCCTGTACGACTGGTTTCGGGAGCAGCCGCGGTCCAGCCAGGCGGTGCTGCGGGTGCTCGAGCAGGTGGCCCGCGGGTTGGTGGCGGTGCACGTCCAGGGCATCGTTCACCGCGACCTCAAGGGGGACAACATCCGTGTCACTCCCGAGGGCCGTGCTGTGCTCGTGGACTTTGGCTCGGGCTGGTACCCGGACGCTGAGCCCATCACGGACACCATCATTCCTCCGGGCACGTCGATCTATCGGGCTCCGGAGGTGCTGCGCTTCCTGTGGCGGCACCGCAAGGAGGAAGACGCGCGGTGGGTAGCTCAGCCTTCGGATGACCTCTATGCGCTGGGGGTGACGGCCTATCGGCTCGTGACTGGCACCTATCCTCCGCCTGTCTCGGAGACGGGAGACTTGAGAGGGGTTCCTCGTCGGCTGTTGCGCCCGAGCGAGCTGGCCGCCGTGAGCCCGGAGTTGGATGCCCTCATCATGCCCTTGCTCTCCGAGGATGCGGAGGCGCGTGGAGCGACGGAAACGGTGGCGGAGGCCCTGGAGCGTGCTGCTCGGCAGGAGGGTCTCGACGCGACGCGGCCGATTCTCCCGACGCCCGCTGGCGCTCATACGGAGGAGGCGAGGCTCAGCAAGCCTCCGGGGTCCAGCAGTGCTTCGGACTCTGGCAGTTCCAGCAGTGCCTCGGACTCCGGCAGCTCCAGCAAGCCACCCCGCAGGCGCTCCTCGACTGCTGCTGGGCGGCGCGAGGCAGGCGATGGCTTCCCGCCCTGGGTCTCTTCGGGCATTGCCGCCCTGATGGGCAGCATGATCTTGGGAATCTGCACCGGAGTGCGGCAGCGCGAGCGCGCGCCGCAAGAGCAGTGGATCGCCGCCGAGGAGCGGCATCAGCCTTCGAGAGAGGTGCCGGATGCGGGAGTGGCAGAGGAGGCGCTCTTGTCCGTCGAGCCTTATCCGCAGGCAAGTGCCCCCTCTTTGGCAGTGGCGTTACCGATGCCGAAAGCGCCGCAGCCTGGGCAGAAGAAGCCTCCGTGCTTGCCGGACTATGAGCTTGAGGCTTTGGGGGCGTGTTGGCTCGTCTTCAAGAAGGACCCCCCGTGCGGAACAGGCGGCTACGAATACGACGGCAAGTGCGTGCGCGCTTCCTTCTCAGCCCCCCGCGCGCCGACGTCGGGCGAGCCTTGA